In Tripterygium wilfordii isolate XIE 37 chromosome 17, ASM1340144v1, whole genome shotgun sequence, the genomic window aggttggtgaacctaggtagtagaagtaggagaaggatctccgaactactataaattgttgtgtcgactttcttgattgtcttgcttgcttgttgattgattaagtgtttaattgctttctgaactatttttggtcattgcaagaccttacattaaaactgattttctgtcCTTGTGTGGTGATAATTTGTTTAAGGTTGTAAATTGCAGTAGTTAAGGTTTCTCTAAACCATTaggttaagtgttttgattgtagaATTTTCTGGATCACAAATCTGTCCGTACATTGTTCACATAGCtagactttgaattttaatctgaatttttgatatagtatttatcaaggtgttgtgatatttcacataaaatttcgttgcatttcgacatcgtTTGATAAGTGAAATCTGTGTTGCAAAATTTGTGCGCAAGGTgttgtttaaaaataaaaaaaatctggtttttggaattcttgattatttgatattcaatCATTCACAATATTGCATCACAttgtgcattggattgaatcttgattaggataatcattagagtgcaaattgtgtgctatttgttaaattgacattaatttgattgaatttttaaaGGGGATTCCTAACTtgaaatttggggacacaattcaccccctctcTTGTGTACGCCTAGGTCCATCAAGTATGTGTATGGGCCCAACCTGACCTCATTCTTTAACAACAAACATACCGTACTAAACTTACTATTTGTGTAATATAAAGGCTCATGACTTATGCAATTTAGAAAAGATAAACCTTATTTGCACCTCAATATTTGCTATGAACACCCCACTCTAAACCAACcccaatgaaaaacataataattatgaatacactccattttgtgtttttttgtttttctttcaactACACCCCAGCCACTTTGCTCCACCACCACTAGCCTTTCTTACAGATCTTGTAGGCAAAAGAAGCTTTCCTTCCATTCACACACAACACTCAATCAATCCCTCTCAAACGGACATCCAGTTTTCCGTGTGTGGCTGTAGCTTCTTGAATCAATATCAACAAAGGTCTCTCACTTGTGCTTCTTTTGTAGAGCTAATTCATACTTATCAATAAGTTCCTCCAGTGGAGTCTGTTTGTGCgcatacttatcaaaaaatggAAGCAGGTCTCACCTGGCCGTGCAGCAAGTAAATCGAAGCCCATCAAACTCGATCCTCATAAAGTGATAAAGGTTTCCTTCAAGTAAGTCGGCACTGAATCAACGTTGCCGCCGCCGTCAGGTAAGGAAAGAAGGAGAATGAGAGAAGGAgggagagaaggagaaggagattaGGAACACTCACTCTCGTCGACGAGAAGGGAAAGGGGAGGAGGGAAAGAATTTGGGGTAGAATGGTAGGGTTAGGTGGGGGTTAatagattatgttttttttacagATTAATGAGGTGAATGGTAGGGTTAAGTGGGATTGATAGATTAAGTTTTTTACAGATTAATGAGGTGTCCTTAGTAAAATGAGGGTGTAAATAAGGTTGGTCTTTAAAAAAGATCCCAACAATTGATTCCATAAAAGAGAAATGGTGAACAACAATGCTAGGTAGCTCAAAATATAGGAGCCCAAAATTGTccaaatctaggtggcatggtGACTGGACTGATGACTAGGCTAatgagagaaaattttaaaaatttcaaacaaatacccACACTCTCACACATCTCCCATACACTCTCAcgttctttctcttcttctctctttctctctttttctctctcttttctccctCATTGCCTGAACCCAAAGTCTACCGTCCGGCCACCGATCTGAGACGCCGACCCATCAAACTGAAGCGTCGGAGCATTATGACTCACCCTCAGCCTTTGTTTGTCGCCAACAACCGTCTATTTCACCAGAATCTGAGTTTGAAGTCGCGGCCAAACGAAACTTTTGAAGCTCGATCTGACCACCATAGGCCGCCTCTTGGCGAATCACCACCACCGTTGGACTCGTCTTGTTGAGCTCTATAGGTTTCAGCCATTGGACGACCGtaatagttattccattgattttgtatGTTGTTCAGTTACTTTTTTTTGAGACATGGTTATTCAATCgatataatttaatatatttactCATTTCACTAATTTGAATGTCATCCCAATGATTTTATTGTAAGAAATatagttattgaacaaaaactatatatcaatggatttgagctattccattgattttatttgtgGATTTggactattccattgattttattagtGGATTTCGaatattccattaatttttatcaattaatggaacaactaaatttattgttttgaaccagtggaacaactaaattaattgttttgaacTAGTGAAACAACTAAATCTATTGTTAAAAATCGATAGAATATATCTCTTGAAGAAACTTTCACTAATTTTTATATGTAGATTTgggctattccattgattttattagtGGATTTGGCCTATTCCATAGATTTTATCAATGGATTTGCTTCCTTGATTTatcatatcattatcatcctaTTCCaccacattaaaaaaattgaacacgCTGCACGCCCCAAGAAGTAACAACCATGTAGGGAGCAAGAGAACCACAAACAAATGCATGTGTTGAGATGCAATGAGCCTACTAAACCGTTTCAATGACTGTATTCCAGTCTACAAGATGCCAGAGAATGTGAAATGTTCTTGGCCTACACTAATGGATGCCAAAGGTCTTCCCACAATGATACCAGCATTCACCCCGCGCGGTGCAACAAGTGGCCACCAAGCCTTACAACGATGTTCTCTTTTGGCATTCCTGATGCGGTTTAGCCCTTGATTATTCCATCAATTCAAGTAAGCCAACAACCAActtttttcaaattcttttgAAATAATTGCATTTTCAACAATTCAATTGATATACAAACTACGAAGTTGTGAAACATTTTTTTGATAGATCtatttgaattttattaagtatgaaagaaagaaaattacaagCAAATAGCCACCAAAGTGTAAAGGTAAGGAGCCTCACAAACTGCACCTAGAATTGAAAAGCCCAACACTAATCTAAATTAGATTTGAAAAGCCCTAAAAAGATGAGGAATCTTAGATGAAGAAATTAGCTTCAGAGGTAAAGGATTACAATATATCCTCACAAAGTATACCAACAATTGAATTAGTTAAATTCTactgatttaatcaatgaaacaaCTAAGTTCCACTAATTTAATGAATGGAATAACTaagttccattgatttaatcaatggaattagcAATTCTCAAGTTAAGAAATCATGGAACAAAGAACAAAACGGTAAGAGCATACAATAGCTGTTGAGATGAGGTTTGTATTCAAGGATCAAAATCAGTGTaatgacatcaaaatcaatggaataatgaTCTATTTGatattaaaaacaatggaataacaatctgcttgataattaaaaatagtggaataatcataaaaaaatggaataataaTCTATATGAGATTAAAAGTAGCTGAAtgacattaaaattaataaattctaAACTAAAATCCACTCTACATTGATAACatgaagacaaaacaaaaaatatacaggTCAATGGCTCCAAAAATTGGTTACAATCGGGTCACAAATGGGTTTCACTTTTCTTCGACCATTCAAGTCGTCCAAGGGCTGAAACATGTAGAGTTCGACAAGACAAGTTCAACGGTGGTGGTGATTAGCGGAGGGGTTGCAAATGATGGCCGGATCGGGCTCCAAAAGTTTCATTGGCCACTATTTTAAGGCAAGATTCTGGCAAAATAGGTGGCTGTTGGCAGCAAATGACGACTAGGGATGAGTCATGGTACTCCTACGCTTCAAATCGGTAGGTCGGCCGCCCTCATCGGTTGTCGGATGGTGGACCTTCGTTTCCGACAATGGAggagaaaaagataaaaaatagagaggagagagaacgtGACTATGAGGGTGAGACGAAAGAAAATGGATATTTGTGAGAggtttttaaatttcaaattttaaagaCTTTTCATCTTGGATAATGACATGTCATGTGACATGATAATGCCGTTAGgaatcacatagatttgagtTTTTTGGACCATTAAAAATTTGGGATGTttgtcattttccaatggtgAATTGTCCGCAAAGAAAAGACAATTCCAACACAGAAATGCTACTAGTCCCAGCAAAAGTCGTCCCAACAATCCCAGTGCTGAGGTGGCTCATGACATGGATAAAACATGTGGGTCTCATTTTAACTTAAGTTAACCTCATCTCTCAACCATGGTTTTGTTTTAACCTAGCCCCTTAACCAGCGCGATCTGCCTCTGCCGATGTCGATGCCGATGACCCCCTCAACTGGCTGCAATGGTTTTCATTCACAGATTAACCTAGCCccttctcctctcctctctcccaACGTTGATAGCGACGATCTCTTCACCTCATCATCTCTCTCAATCCAGACGCCAATCTCCTCATCTCTCTCAAACCAAGCGTGCCTCTCTCAACCCTGATTGACGCCAACGACCCCCCTTATCTCTGTCTCATTCTACACAAAAGGTGCTTGCTCTTGACCCAGGCACGCTCTCGTAACCCCGACGTCGACCCCCCAACAGGCTGCAACTCGATGCACTTCTCCTTCCTAATACAAGGTAAGTCTTGACTGAAAAGTGCTGCACATATGTGTGAAATATGTTGTATATAAATGTCGTGGTATATTATTGTACTTCTGCATTTCACAGTGCTGGAATTGCTTCTGATGTTGCAACTAGTGCTCTTGTTGGGGAATCTAATGTCTTCACTAATATATCCTCACAAAAAACTTTGCTTAGTAATCTCACATTATTATAGTGATCAAATGCAGatgatttatttgattttggaaTATGTGGATGCCAAATTATTTGTCAATGTTTTCTATCAAATTATTTGTCATCTGCTTAGGTACATATGTTTGTCACTGTTGAATGAGAAATTGGCTCCATGGGTGATCATTTTGTTGAAAGTTCAGAAGGTGGGGATGAAAGCAGAAACGATAAAATGGCACAACTTGATGAACTAGTTCGAGAACCGCAGATTGGCATGGTCTTTAGCACTATAGATGAGATGCTGAATTTTTACAGAAAATTTGGGAAGCAAAAGGGTTTTTCGGTGAAGCGGAGATCAttgaataaagataaaaatgtcATGACTTGGATTGAAGGAGCAAACAGGAATATGTCATTGCAAGTATCTCCTCATTTTGTAACTAAAAATGTACCATTCACCAATGATCCCATcatcaaaagagaaaaaggacGTCCCCCTTGTACAAGGAAGAAACCGATAAtgagaaggagaggaaaaagGATAGCAAATCAGGATGTCAACAACTTGATGGTATACCCTTATGAAATTGTTAAATTAAGATTATTATCTCTTATTGCGTGTTATTTAACAATCTGATTTGGTGGGGAATGTTCTTTGACAGGATGTTAATACTCAATCTTCACAAAGACAAACAACAGACATTCTAACAGAGGTAAGGGGAACACAAGGGAGTCACGTAGGTTATTCTAATCAAGGACGAGATGGTGGTTTTCTATCTTTACTTAGAAATGCATCAGAGgtaaattttcttaaaaagcTCATTTTAGTGGTACGAATTATCTTGAATGTGAGCTATTTTGCTTAATATCAGATTGTTTATTTTTCAGGTTGGTGAAACTTTAGGAAGTGGAGGGTATCAGTCACTTGTGGATGGAATTGATGAAGATATGTAGCTTGTTTATCAACTACCTTTGTATTTTTTGAGCAGTAACTTGTTTATCAGTTACCTTGATGAAGACATGTAGCTTTTTTGAGTAGCTTGTTTATCAGCTACCTTGATGAAGACATGTAGCTTTTTTGAGTTGTATTTTTTTAGTTCAGTGGGGGTTTATATTGAATATGATTGAATTTGCAAAGTGACTTGCTAAGTTGATGTGTAGCAAATGCCTATTCCAGGAAGGATTGGAATGAATTGGAAaagattttgtttatttatgaTGTGTCTTTCTGGAATGGTTGGAATGAATTGGTTAAGCTCAAAATAAAGGAAGACAATATACAGAACAAACGGAGCAAATTAGCTCATTCAAAAGAAATCATACTCATTAAGTGTATTGCTCTTCAATTAGGAACAATCTACAGAACATAGGGAGCAAATTGGCTCATTCAAAAGAAATCATACTCATTAAGTGTATTGTTTTTCAATTAGGAACAATCTACAGAACATAGGGGGCAAATTGgctcattcaaaaaaaattatactcaTTGACTGTCATTCTCCATAAAGGAAGACAACCTGCTATACTGCCCAACCTGCAATTGCACAACCTGCTTCACATACAACACCTTTCATCTACTCAGATGGCACTAGTTGAACCAACACAAAATAAGTAATTTTACCCTCTATTCTATTGGCTTGCACCAACACCACAATATTCTGAGTGAcatgtatgcatttctattGGTTTTTGGTTGAACAATCAGAACTTGTAATCTTCTCAAAATAATTGCCTGCGCCACCCTTGCTATCAGACTCCGTGAGCTCATTTTGCGCCACCCTTGCTATCAGACTCCATGAGCTCATTCTTCTGTGTAGAGCGAAAATTCTAGTTTGAGAGAGATGAGGAGATTGGCGTATGGATTGAGAGATATGATGAGGTGAGGAGATCGTGGCTATCGACGTtgggagagaggagaggagaaggGGCTAGGTTAATCTGTGAATGAAAACCATTGCAGCCAGTTGAGGGGGGTCATCGGCATCGATATCAGCATCGGCAGAGGCAGATCACGTTGGTTTGAGAATTGATCTGGTTAAGGGGCTAGGTTAAAACAAAACCATGGTTGAGAGATGAGGTTAAGTTAAGTTAAAGTGGGACCCACATATTTTATCCATATCATGAGCCACCTCAGCACTGGGATTGCTGGGACGACTTTTGCTGCGACTAGTAGCATTTCTGATTCCAACACGAACTCTTGAAATCTGAGTTTGTCAGTCACCATGAAACTTATAAGAATTCGATCTCTTTGAATCCAATTAAACCATTGTAGAATTCCCCAATTCGGGTTCCTACAGGATCTGAAACAAAAGGTTTCTCTCCGTATCTTCTTCTGCGGCATCGACACTCCATCTTTCTCTCGACAGGAAGGACGAGCTTCTCCCTTCATCTCCTCAGGACACGCTACAGTCCCTTGGTATCACATCCGGTGACCTTATGTATTCTCGATACGACCGCTTTCTCATCGCAAACCTTAGGCGTTGCTTCGAGTTCCAGCTCCTTCGTACTACAAGGTGCTATCAATACTGTCCATTCTGAAGTACATATGTCCATAGAATCTGAGAATTTGCATGATCTTAACACTTTAGGTCAAACTATGCCAGAGAAAAAAACAGTTAGTTCTGAAGGTGTGACTGTCCAAAATCAAGAGATCAGTAAAATGGAGGAAATATCTGATGCTGGTAAGAGGTTATCCGAACCATACTATTTGAGGAGGGTGTTGAGGGAGGAGTTAGGAAATGATGGTAGCCATCATAAACTGTTGGTAGTTGCGGTACATGCAGTTTTCATGGAGGCTGGTTTTGTTGGCTTTGATCCAGTGTCTGGGATGCGAGTTGATGGGTTTCGTTTTTCGGAAGGGCAGCTTTCTAATACTTACTCTTTGTCCCTTTGGTATACTTTACCTgaatttttacctaacgagTCTAACAGCATGCCTGAATTTGTTGTATTAAAGTTCCAGAGTATGGGACATTTTATGAATGTTTATGGGTCTATGGCTAAAGGCAGTGGATCAATGTCGTGTCGTGTGTGTTTGAATGAAGAAAAATTTGCACCGATTCTAAGTTTGGTCCATACACATCTGGATAAGGATATGAATGATCTATATCCTGAAAAAGaagtatttgatttttggaAGATTGTGAAAGACGGGCTTGCGTTGCCATTGTTGATATGTCTCTGTGATCAGAATGATTTGGTTCTTCCAGCATGCTTGATGCGCCTACCGGCAGAGCTGAAGCTCAGGATTTTGGAACTCCTTTCTGTAGTTGATACTGTGAGAATGGGCTGTGTTTCCCCTGAGATGCATTATCTGTCCTCAAACAATGATTTATGGAAGCAAAAGTTTGAGGAAGAGTTTGGAAAGGAGACATTGGTGCCAATATGCCCGTGTGACTGGAAAGAGAAGTTTGCTTCCGCTTGGGTGGATAGAAAGAAGCAGCAAAAGAAGAAACATATCCTCGATCATCCTTTATACAGACCCATTATTCACCGAATAATCTGGAGGCACACTGATCCTTTTGTCAATTTTCCTCCAGAGTTGAGGGATCTCAATTTTCCTCCAGTGTAGGGGATTTCAATTTTCCTCCTGTGATGGGGGATGACTGGGTTGGCTCTTTTCAAGAACCCAAGGAAGGTGGAATTTCTTACCAGATTGTAATATGGGTGGTGGTCCTTTTAACTAGCTTTGAGTGCTAAAGGCAGACGATTTGGGAGGCATCTTGAAATGGTTCCCACAtagtgtgcatatatataataggtATGGCCGTATGGATTTTGATCTCTACAGTTGCTTTCTTCCCCCCTAAACATAGTTTGTAAATAGTTGTTATGATGCTTATGTTGTTTGTGTAAGTTCCAGCTCCTCTTGTTGGTGGCATACTTGTTGTACAGAATTTTATTTTACTGGTTTTGAGCAGCAGGTTCGAATTTATTCTTCCTTTTAACTTAGACTGCTGCAGCAATTAAATCCTTTTTATGAGAGTTTGCAGGTGTAGTTAGATGTTTATTGGGTTGTGAAGGGGAAAGAGGTGTAAATGCAGggttcttttcctttcttttcttttccttttgtcttttttttccagTGGAAAACTAAAATCCagatgcattttttttgtttctgtgaTAATATAATAGAACTTATGAAGTACGACCTTTTATATAACTTAGGACAACAACACAGCAACTGAAATCAAACAGAGACCTACAAATAGTAATTTACAGAGTCTCATCATTATTTCAAGAACTTGAGAGTGTTTCGCCAGCTTTTTGTGAGATAACAATGGAGGTCTCTTCCCTTTCTAAATCTCATCTATTACGCTCCTTTCCAATAGGCCAACTATTTATGGATGCTATCGAGTCTTCCACTTATTCTCTCTTCTTGGATTTTGCTTAAACTTTTCCATGCTCAAAATCCCTCTCTTATGGTTGCAGCAGGAACCCAAGGATTCTTGTATCTCTAACCCAAGGATTCTCGCAGCTCTACCACCTCCCGcaatccttttttctttttaaagttgTCAACTGAGACAAGCAAAAGGAAGCCACTTTTGGtttcctttttgtgcattatgaGGGAATGTATAGCTTCCTTCCCTCCCTTGAGTACCTTGTAATGCAGTTTTGGACTGATGTTTTTCCTGAGGATAATAATAGAATTGTGAAAATTTCAGTCTTGTTAGAGGTACCTTTGAGCAGAATTCAAGTTTGGAA contains:
- the LOC119982873 gene encoding uncharacterized protein LOC119982873 isoform X2, which produces MHFSFLIQEGGDESRNDKMAQLDELVREPQIGMVFSTIDEMLNFYRKFGKQKGFSVKRRSLNKDKNVMTWIEGANRNMSLQVSPHFVTKNVPFTNDPIIKREKGRPPCTRKKPIMRRRGKRIANQDVNNLMDVNTQSSQRQTTDILTEVRGTQGSHVGYSNQGRDGGFLSLLRNASEVGETLGSGGYQSLVDGIDEDM
- the LOC119982873 gene encoding uncharacterized protein LOC119982873 isoform X1, with amino-acid sequence MGDHFVESSEGGDESRNDKMAQLDELVREPQIGMVFSTIDEMLNFYRKFGKQKGFSVKRRSLNKDKNVMTWIEGANRNMSLQVSPHFVTKNVPFTNDPIIKREKGRPPCTRKKPIMRRRGKRIANQDVNNLMDVNTQSSQRQTTDILTEVRGTQGSHVGYSNQGRDGGFLSLLRNASEVGETLGSGGYQSLVDGIDEDM